The genomic interval AGCCTTCAAGAGCGGGCCGGAAGTCACCCAGGCCTGTTTGACCTGCCATAACGAAGCGGCCCATCAGGTCATGCAGAGCGTGCATTGGACCTGGGAGACGGTCAATCCGCTGATCGACAAGAAACTCGGCAAGCGCCATGCCGCCAATAATTTCTGCGGCTCGCCCCTGTCCAACGAACCGCGCTGCACGAGTTGCCATGCCGGTTATGGCTGGCAGGACAAGAATTACGATTTCACCAATCAGAACAACGTCGATTGCCTGGCTTGCCACGACACCACGGCCACTTACAAAAAGTTTCCGACCGATGCCGGGCATCCGCTGTACGAGCCGCGCGAGCGGGTCAAGGGCAGCGGCAAGTTCGAGCAGCCGCCCGACCTGACCCGGATCGCCCAGGCGGTGGGCAAGTCCGGACGCCATAATTGCGGCGCCTGTCATTTCAACGGTGGCGGTGGCGATGCCGTCAAGCATGGCGATTTGGATTCCTCGCTGATTGCGCCGTCGCCCGGCGTGGACGTGCACATGTCGCCCCAGGGCGGCAACCTGTCCTGCGCGGATTGCCATACCTTCAACGCCCATCAACCCTCGGGCAGCCGCTATGCCGCCATGGCGCGGGATACCCGGGGGCGCGACATGAAGCACGAGGATCACATCCGGGCGACCTGCGAGTCTTGTCATGACCTGCAGCCGCACAAGAATGAGCGGCTCAACCGTCACGGCAAGCGGATTGCCTGCCAGACCTGCCATATCCCCGAGTTCGCGCGTGGCGGCATTGCCACCAAGACGCTGTGGGACTGGTCGACCGCCGGCAAGCGCGATGCGGAGGGCAAGCCGCTGTTCATCAAGGACGACCACGACCGCTTGATCTATTCGGCGGAGAAGGGCGATTTCAGCTATGGCGAAAACCTGCGTCCGACCTACAAGTGGTACAACGGCGTGGTGCGGCAGATCGTGATCGACGAGAAGATCGGCGACAAGCTGGATGACAGGAACATTCTTGAGCTGAACCGCGTCGAGGGTTCGGCCAGGGATCCGAATGCCCGCATCTGGCCCTTCAAGGTCATGGTCGGCAAGCAGCCCTACGATCCGGTGAACCAGACCCTGGTGGTGAATCACGTCTATGGCAACGACGACACGGCGTTCTGGGGCAATTACGACTACGCGAAATCCATCCAGGCCGGCATGGATTACGCCGGCCTGCCCTACAGCGGCAAGTACGATTTCATCGAGACGCGCATGAACTGGTTCATCACCCACATGGTGACGCCCAAGGAACAGGCGCTGCAGTGCCAGGATTGCCACACGCGTTCAGCGGAGGGCCGCCTGAGCGAGATCACCGACATCTATCTGCCGGGCCGCGACCGCAATCACTGGCTGGATCTGCTGGGAGGCGCGGCGGTGCTGGCGGTGATCGCGGCCAGCCTGCTGCATGGTGTCGTCCGCATTCTGAGCCGACGCAGGGAGCATGACGCATGAGCACGCAGCGCATCTACATCTACAAGCGCTACGAGCGCTTCTGGCACTGGTCGCAGGCTTTGTTGATCATCCTGATGATGCTCACCGGCTTCGAGGTGCACGGCAGCTATGCACTACTGGGTTACGGGCAGGCCGTGGATGTCCATACCTATGCCGCCTGGAGCCTG from Sterolibacterium denitrificans carries:
- a CDS encoding tetrathionate reductase family octaheme c-type cytochrome — translated: MSTRKRKSFLRSWLFGTLMLIMGAVAETTAASTPDAASKAPVAAEEETGSARMIASLPVVASGGKASSTADHGKFKELQRAFKSGPEVTQACLTCHNEAAHQVMQSVHWTWETVNPLIDKKLGKRHAANNFCGSPLSNEPRCTSCHAGYGWQDKNYDFTNQNNVDCLACHDTTATYKKFPTDAGHPLYEPRERVKGSGKFEQPPDLTRIAQAVGKSGRHNCGACHFNGGGGDAVKHGDLDSSLIAPSPGVDVHMSPQGGNLSCADCHTFNAHQPSGSRYAAMARDTRGRDMKHEDHIRATCESCHDLQPHKNERLNRHGKRIACQTCHIPEFARGGIATKTLWDWSTAGKRDAEGKPLFIKDDHDRLIYSAEKGDFSYGENLRPTYKWYNGVVRQIVIDEKIGDKLDDRNILELNRVEGSARDPNARIWPFKVMVGKQPYDPVNQTLVVNHVYGNDDTAFWGNYDYAKSIQAGMDYAGLPYSGKYDFIETRMNWFITHMVTPKEQALQCQDCHTRSAEGRLSEITDIYLPGRDRNHWLDLLGGAAVLAVIAASLLHGVVRILSRRREHDA